In Wolinella succinogenes DSM 1740, a single genomic region encodes these proteins:
- a CDS encoding polysaccharide biosynthesis protein — protein sequence MSSSLLRPSNTKRILFFLVIDILVSYFTLTLAYDLRFSFEVPLEFNANVKLLFLSLIALKILSLGLFRVYFVAWRFFGLIEALRILYAHLLSYGIFFGLTLFSPEIFDYFPQSVIATDFVLSVIFIGTIRISKRVYLENVREHSPKVALIFGGGTQAANLVKSALSGEIPVYPIAIIDDNPKIEGTYIANLRVYPMSSCSELITKHKISTAVLTKEYAKPPLEKLFKEIHALGITDIKIATTLKEDEPLKDVSIEDLLSRPPKDLDRSVIKEFIHDKTVLITGGGGSIGSEIARQCVNFGAQKVILLDHSEYNLYAITEELQKFNILPVMFSILEKERLLELFKQEKPDILLHAAAYKHVPLCEGNMYSAVENNVLGSKNVIDCAIECEIPKIVVISTDKAVRPTNVMGATKRVVELYAQNVDSKKSEIVAVRFGNVLGSSGSVVPKFKAQIDRGGPITVTHPEITRYFMLIPEACRLVLQAAAIAKGGEIFILDMGAPVKIVDLAKNMLKLYKKEEEIEIVFTGLRPGEKLYEELLIDDSEQKTQYESIHVARPTPYDIHKLNRDIKELIQASNKVTKLKEIVVEFNHKA from the coding sequence ATGAGCTCCTCTCTCCTGCGCCCTAGCAACACAAAGAGGATTCTCTTTTTTCTCGTCATTGATATTCTCGTCTCCTACTTCACCCTCACCCTTGCCTATGACCTGCGATTCAGCTTTGAGGTGCCCCTGGAGTTTAATGCGAATGTCAAGCTTCTCTTCCTCTCCCTTATCGCGCTGAAAATCCTCTCCTTGGGACTCTTTCGCGTCTATTTTGTAGCATGGCGCTTCTTTGGCCTCATCGAAGCGCTTCGGATTCTCTATGCCCACCTTTTGTCCTATGGAATCTTCTTTGGCTTAACCCTCTTCTCTCCAGAGATTTTTGACTACTTTCCCCAGAGCGTCATTGCCACTGACTTTGTCCTCTCGGTTATTTTCATCGGAACTATCCGAATCTCCAAGCGCGTCTATCTAGAAAATGTCCGCGAACACTCCCCTAAAGTCGCCCTCATCTTTGGAGGAGGCACCCAGGCTGCCAACCTTGTCAAAAGCGCCCTAAGCGGAGAGATTCCCGTCTATCCCATCGCGATTATCGATGATAATCCCAAGATTGAGGGGACCTACATCGCCAATCTTCGCGTCTATCCCATGTCCTCCTGTAGCGAGCTCATCACCAAGCATAAAATCTCCACCGCCGTCCTCACCAAGGAGTACGCCAAGCCTCCTTTGGAGAAGCTCTTCAAAGAGATTCATGCCCTAGGAATCACCGATATCAAGATCGCCACGACCCTTAAAGAAGATGAGCCCCTCAAGGATGTCTCCATCGAAGACCTCCTCTCTCGCCCCCCCAAAGACCTCGATCGCTCCGTGATCAAGGAGTTTATCCACGACAAAACCGTCCTCATTACAGGGGGCGGGGGGAGCATTGGAAGCGAGATTGCAAGGCAGTGTGTCAATTTTGGCGCCCAGAAGGTGATCTTGCTTGATCATTCCGAATACAACCTCTACGCCATCACTGAGGAGTTACAAAAATTCAACATCCTGCCCGTGATGTTTAGCATCCTTGAAAAAGAGCGTCTTTTGGAGCTTTTTAAACAAGAGAAGCCTGATATTCTTCTTCACGCCGCGGCCTACAAGCATGTCCCCCTTTGCGAGGGGAATATGTACAGCGCCGTAGAAAACAACGTATTAGGAAGTAAAAACGTTATTGATTGTGCGATTGAGTGCGAGATTCCCAAGATTGTCGTCATCTCCACCGATAAAGCCGTCCGCCCCACCAATGTCATGGGAGCAACCAAGCGCGTGGTGGAGCTTTATGCCCAAAATGTGGATAGCAAAAAGAGTGAGATTGTGGCCGTTCGCTTTGGAAATGTGCTAGGAAGTAGCGGAAGTGTTGTGCCCAAATTCAAAGCGCAAATTGACAGGGGCGGCCCCATCACCGTCACCCATCCTGAGATCACGCGCTACTTCATGCTCATCCCTGAAGCCTGCCGCCTTGTCCTCCAAGCCGCTGCCATCGCCAAAGGTGGAGAGATCTTCATCCTTGACATGGGCGCTCCAGTGAAGATCGTTGACTTGGCCAAAAATATGCTCAAACTCTACAAAAAAGAGGAGGAGATTGAGATCGTCTTCACAGGTCTTCGTCCCGGTGAAAAGCTATACGAAGAGCTCTTAATTGATGATTCGGAGCAAAAAACCCAATACGAATCAATCCATGTCGCTCGCCCCACGCCTTATGACATTCATAAGCTCAACCGCGACATAAAAGAGCTCATCCAAGCTTCCAACAAGGTTACCAAGCTCAAAGAGATTGTGGTCGAGTTCAACCACAAAGCCTGA
- a CDS encoding aminotransferase class V-fold PLP-dependent enzyme produces the protein MNESRIFLSPPHMGGNELAYVQKVFESNYIAPLGAFVNAFEDSIKRYTQAPSALALSSGTAAIHLALRVGGVGQGDYVLASSFTFIGSIAAILYEKAIPVFIDSDEESWNLSPSLLKKAIASLEKKPKALILTHLYGQCAKIEEIATLCQEEGILLIEDAAESLGATYKGRQTGTFGDFGIYSFNGNKIITTSGGGMLVGKENKAMEKARYYSTQAREPLPHYEHYDFGYNYRMSNVVAAIGAGQMEVLEERVQKRREIFSWYQELLSPDEVEFMPEIPHSRGNRWLTTLLFKKADPLRVMKHLETHQVESRPLWKPMHLQPLFKGSKAFVDGTSERFFARGLCLPSGTAMDRTTVEKIAHWVSEAL, from the coding sequence ATGAACGAATCTAGAATCTTCCTCTCTCCTCCCCATATGGGCGGAAATGAACTCGCCTATGTCCAAAAGGTATTTGAGAGTAACTATATCGCTCCCTTAGGGGCCTTTGTGAACGCCTTTGAGGATAGCATCAAGCGCTACACCCAAGCGCCAAGCGCTCTTGCGCTCTCTAGCGGTACTGCAGCGATTCATCTAGCGCTCAGGGTTGGCGGAGTGGGGCAGGGGGATTATGTGCTCGCTAGCTCTTTCACCTTCATCGGCTCCATCGCGGCGATTCTCTACGAAAAGGCAATTCCCGTCTTTATTGATAGCGATGAGGAGAGTTGGAATCTCTCCCCCTCTCTTCTTAAAAAAGCGATTGCCTCCCTAGAGAAGAAGCCCAAAGCGCTCATCCTCACGCATCTCTATGGCCAATGCGCCAAGATCGAAGAGATTGCCACCCTTTGCCAAGAGGAGGGAATCCTCCTCATTGAAGATGCCGCCGAATCGCTTGGTGCCACCTACAAAGGTCGCCAAACAGGCACCTTTGGTGATTTTGGCATCTACTCTTTCAATGGCAACAAGATCATCACCACAAGCGGCGGCGGGATGCTTGTGGGAAAAGAGAACAAGGCGATGGAGAAGGCGCGTTACTACAGCACCCAGGCGCGCGAACCCCTTCCTCACTACGAACACTACGACTTTGGCTACAACTATCGCATGAGCAATGTGGTCGCCGCCATTGGCGCGGGACAGATGGAAGTTTTGGAGGAGCGCGTGCAGAAGCGGCGTGAGATTTTTAGTTGGTATCAGGAGCTCTTATCTCCAGATGAGGTGGAATTCATGCCAGAGATTCCTCACTCTAGAGGGAATCGATGGCTCACCACGCTTCTTTTTAAAAAGGCTGACCCTCTTAGGGTGATGAAACACCTCGAAACGCATCAAGTCGAATCGCGCCCCTTGTGGAAGCCGATGCATCTCCAGCCCCTCTTTAAAGGATCCAAAGCCTTCGTCGATGGCACAAGCGAGCGATTCTTTGCTCGCGGACTCTGCCTCCCTAGCGGCACAGCGATGGATAGGACGACCGTAGAGAAGATCGCCCATTGGGTGAGCGAGGCCCTATGA
- a CDS encoding acetyltransferase, whose amino-acid sequence MKIALYGASGHGKVVGEIAQLLGYEIIALVDDAKEPKELFNLRSIPSQTFFERFPETPVALGIGDNSTRAKIFTILKEKGYNLPILIHPHATVSRESIWGEGSVAMAGVIVNASTSIGEGVILNSGVVVEHDNEIGSFAHLSPRVACAGGVRVGRLSHLGIGACVIQNLTIGEYCVIGAGSVVINDIESFKKVVGNPAKRELP is encoded by the coding sequence ATGAAAATCGCTCTCTATGGCGCCAGTGGCCATGGCAAAGTGGTGGGCGAGATCGCCCAGCTTCTAGGCTATGAGATTATCGCTTTAGTGGATGATGCCAAAGAACCCAAAGAGCTCTTTAATCTTCGCTCCATCCCAAGCCAAACCTTCTTTGAGCGCTTCCCCGAAACTCCCGTTGCTTTGGGAATCGGAGACAATTCAACTAGAGCCAAAATTTTCACGATTCTTAAAGAAAAGGGGTATAATCTCCCGATTTTAATCCACCCTCACGCCACGGTTTCACGTGAATCCATTTGGGGCGAAGGGAGCGTGGCGATGGCAGGAGTCATCGTCAATGCGAGCACCTCCATCGGAGAGGGCGTGATCCTTAATAGCGGAGTGGTGGTGGAGCACGACAATGAGATTGGGAGTTTTGCCCATCTCTCCCCCAGAGTGGCCTGTGCAGGCGGGGTGAGGGTAGGGCGTCTCAGCCACTTGGGGATTGGTGCCTGCGTGATCCAAAATCTCACCATTGGTGAATATTGCGTCATTGGCGCGGGAAGTGTCGTCATCAATGATATTGAAAGCTTTAAAAAAGTGGTGGGGAATCCTGCCAAAAGGGAATTGCCATGA
- a CDS encoding sugar transferase, which yields MYKKLFKPLFDRVLALILLLLFSPVLLLCAWLIKKHLGSPVLFRQERPGKGGEIFKIFKFRTMSDARDAEGNLLSDEERLAGIGKRIRSLSLDELPQLLNVLRGEMSFVGPRPLLVEYLPLYSQEEARRHDVLPGITGWAQVNGRNAISWEEKFALDLYYVEHQSFWLDMKILYLTAQKVFKREGISSTTSATMEKFKGHA from the coding sequence ATCTACAAAAAACTCTTTAAGCCCCTTTTTGACCGCGTGCTAGCGCTCATTTTACTACTGCTCTTTAGCCCTGTTTTGCTCCTTTGTGCGTGGCTTATTAAAAAGCACCTCGGCTCTCCTGTCCTCTTTAGGCAAGAGCGTCCCGGCAAAGGGGGGGAAATTTTCAAAATTTTCAAATTTCGCACCATGAGTGATGCACGTGATGCGGAGGGGAATCTTTTGAGTGATGAGGAGCGTTTAGCGGGCATAGGGAAACGCATCCGTTCCCTCAGTCTTGATGAGCTTCCTCAACTCCTCAATGTCCTTCGTGGGGAGATGAGCTTTGTGGGGCCAAGACCGCTTTTAGTCGAATATCTACCCCTTTATAGCCAAGAGGAGGCAAGACGCCACGATGTGCTCCCTGGAATCACGGGCTGGGCTCAAGTCAATGGCCGCAACGCCATCTCGTGGGAAGAGAAATTTGCACTTGATCTCTACTACGTGGAGCATCAGAGTTTTTGGCTGGATATGAAGATTCTCTATCTCACCGCCCAAAAAGTATTCAAGCGTGAAGGGATTAGCTCAACTACCAGTGCCACAATGGAAAAGTTCAAAGGACACGCATGA